Proteins encoded together in one Aminipila butyrica window:
- a CDS encoding ABC transporter ATP-binding protein, with amino-acid sequence MLKIENLHVFYGGIHALRGISLEVPDKKIISLIGANGAGKSTTLKAIMGLVNRAEGSVSFNDKNITTMQTKDIVGSGIVLCPEGRRVFPDLTIAENLTLGAYLRKDKDQIKKDRQWVYELFPRLLEREWQLAGTLSGGEQQMLAVGRAIMSKPKLLMLDEPSLGLAPLVVKDIFSIIRQINAAGVNILLIEQNAKAALEIADYAYVMETGSITLAGTGKELLASDAVKKAYLGE; translated from the coding sequence ATGTTAAAAATAGAAAATTTACATGTGTTTTATGGCGGTATTCACGCCCTCCGAGGCATCAGTCTAGAAGTTCCCGATAAAAAGATTATCTCCCTCATAGGGGCCAATGGTGCCGGCAAAAGTACCACCTTGAAAGCCATCATGGGCCTGGTAAACCGGGCGGAAGGCTCTGTCTCCTTCAACGATAAAAATATCACCACCATGCAGACCAAGGACATCGTAGGCAGCGGCATCGTGCTCTGTCCCGAAGGCCGACGGGTCTTCCCAGACTTGACGATTGCCGAAAATCTTACCTTAGGTGCCTACCTGCGCAAAGATAAGGACCAGATTAAAAAGGATCGTCAATGGGTATATGAGCTGTTTCCCCGGCTTTTGGAGCGGGAATGGCAGCTGGCGGGCACCCTTTCTGGCGGTGAGCAGCAAATGCTGGCCGTCGGCCGGGCAATTATGAGCAAGCCAAAACTCCTCATGCTGGATGAACCTTCTTTGGGGCTGGCCCCTCTGGTAGTTAAGGATATCTTTTCTATCATCCGTCAGATTAACGCTGCTGGTGTCAACATCTTGCTTATTGAGCAAAACGCGAAAGCCGCACTGGAGATTGCCGACTACGCATACGTCATGGAGACCGGCAGCATCACCTTGGCTGGAACAGGCAAAGAGCTGTTGGCCAGCGATGCTGTGAAAAAAGCATATTTGGGCGAATAA
- a CDS encoding ABC transporter substrate-binding protein: MRKLSLLLVLILVVSAALVGCGSKGSDGDGSTGVTGVTITGDVIKVGVFEPTTGENGGGGMQEVLGARYANQLMPTVDINGTTYKIQLEEVDNQSDKAAAVTAAQSLISKGVVAVIGSYGSGVSIAAGDTFAGAGVPAIGASCTNPQVTLGNDFYFRACFLDPFQGTVMASYATDSKYKTAAVISQNGDDYSTGLAGYFKQAFEAQGGTIVADETYQTNESDFNAILTKIKSANPDCIFIPSSINTATLILPQVASNGITAQVLAGDTWENAAIISKDAVGVALSTFFDENDVSNPVSAEFVKGFKGYLNSDPKNITYNANSDTVAAVSALGYDCYTAIYEALKSLDGTEGDLTSVAIRDALTKVSFDGVTGHIAFDENGDAIKDTAYIKTIDQESLTSKEFKFVKTQTVK, from the coding sequence ATGAGGAAGTTATCATTATTATTAGTATTGATTTTGGTCGTTTCAGCGGCCCTTGTCGGCTGCGGTTCCAAGGGATCGGACGGCGATGGGTCCACAGGTGTTACGGGAGTGACCATCACCGGAGACGTCATCAAAGTCGGCGTGTTCGAACCTACTACCGGTGAGAATGGCGGCGGCGGTATGCAGGAAGTCCTGGGTGCCCGCTACGCCAACCAGTTGATGCCGACCGTAGATATCAACGGCACTACTTATAAGATTCAATTAGAGGAAGTAGACAACCAGTCGGATAAGGCTGCTGCGGTTACTGCTGCTCAGTCCCTGATTAGTAAAGGGGTTGTCGCTGTTATCGGTTCCTACGGTTCTGGCGTATCTATCGCTGCCGGAGATACCTTTGCAGGAGCTGGCGTTCCGGCCATAGGTGCTTCTTGCACCAACCCACAGGTAACTTTAGGAAATGATTTCTACTTTAGAGCCTGCTTCCTGGACCCATTCCAGGGTACGGTTATGGCTTCTTATGCTACTGATTCGAAATATAAGACTGCCGCTGTAATCAGTCAGAATGGCGACGACTATTCCACAGGCCTGGCTGGCTATTTCAAGCAAGCGTTTGAAGCACAGGGAGGCACAATCGTTGCCGACGAAACGTACCAGACTAATGAATCAGACTTCAATGCAATCCTGACAAAGATTAAGTCCGCAAATCCAGACTGCATCTTTATCCCATCATCCATCAATACGGCTACGCTGATTCTGCCGCAGGTGGCTTCAAACGGAATTACCGCGCAGGTACTGGCTGGCGACACGTGGGAAAATGCAGCCATCATCTCTAAGGATGCCGTAGGTGTGGCACTGTCCACCTTCTTTGATGAAAACGATGTCAGCAATCCAGTTTCTGCGGAGTTTGTAAAAGGCTTCAAAGGATACTTGAACTCAGATCCGAAGAATATTACTTACAACGCTAACAGTGACACCGTAGCTGCAGTATCTGCGCTGGGCTATGATTGTTACACTGCTATTTACGAAGCGTTGAAGAGCCTGGACGGTACCGAAGGTGATTTGACTTCCGTAGCCATCCGCGATGCGCTGACGAAGGTAAGCTTTGACGGAGTAACAGGACACATTGCTTTCGATGAAAACGGGGATGCCATTAAGGATACCGCTTACATCAAGACAATAGACCAAGAGTCCTTGACCAGTAAGGAATTCAAGTTTGTTAAAACCCAGACAGTGAAATAA
- a CDS encoding putative ABC transporter permease produces the protein MSNCRTNCFWQAQPVLLTSMKNYCFTDTMSMEENFARKKQNNLMEESVRDAQPLRSFIIFTIGFLGYGIIEVLFRGYTHWSMLVTGGACLLTLCYLNDTYREAPILLKALVGSLVITAYELAVGLIVNRFFHFNVWDYSNQPFDFLGQICPLFTFLWFLLCLPLLAGARFFSQKN, from the coding sequence ATGTCAAATTGCAGGACCAACTGTTTCTGGCAAGCTCAGCCGGTACTTTTAACCAGTATGAAAAATTATTGTTTCACAGATACTATGTCCATGGAAGAGAATTTTGCAAGAAAAAAACAGAATAATTTAATGGAAGAATCCGTCAGAGACGCTCAGCCTCTCCGATCCTTTATCATATTTACTATAGGATTTTTAGGTTATGGTATTATTGAAGTGCTCTTTCGAGGATATACCCACTGGTCCATGTTGGTCACCGGAGGGGCCTGCCTGTTAACCCTCTGCTATTTAAACGACACTTATCGGGAGGCACCAATTTTGTTGAAGGCCCTGGTTGGTTCCTTGGTCATCACCGCCTATGAGCTAGCGGTAGGCCTAATCGTCAATCGGTTCTTTCATTTTAATGTATGGGATTACTCCAACCAGCCCTTTGACTTTTTAGGGCAAATCTGCCCCCTTTTTACTTTTTTGTGGTTTTTGCTGTGTCTGCCACTGTTGGCTGGAGCCCGATTTTTCTCTCAGAAGAACTGA
- a CDS encoding DMT family transporter, producing MNSKIRANILLLLTALIWGSAFVAQIKGMDNLGPFSFACVRNLVGAVFLIPVIFMLDKLEEKNRPQVPLAEKTEEEKKAERKVLITGGICCGLALFVAGSLQQVGLMYTTAGKGGFITALYIVIVPLLGLFLKKKVRPVIWACVAVAALGLYLLCIKEGFTIGKGDLLILLCSLGFSMHILIIDHFSPKTDGVRMSCIQFFVVAFLSGIVMFAIETPTVNNILISWMPIVYSGVLSSGVAYTLQIVAQKDTDPTVASLLLSLESVFAVLAGMIVLHEVLSGREILGCILMFAAIIVAQLPSKEERLTQTNAL from the coding sequence ATGAATAGCAAAATAAGAGCTAATATTCTATTGCTGTTGACGGCCCTGATATGGGGTTCCGCTTTCGTTGCACAGATCAAGGGTATGGATAATCTAGGGCCATTCTCTTTTGCCTGTGTGCGAAATCTGGTAGGAGCAGTCTTTCTCATTCCGGTCATATTCATGCTGGATAAGCTGGAAGAAAAGAACCGTCCACAGGTACCATTAGCAGAGAAAACAGAAGAAGAAAAAAAGGCAGAACGAAAAGTGCTGATTACCGGCGGTATTTGCTGTGGCCTGGCCTTATTTGTGGCTGGTTCCTTGCAGCAAGTAGGGCTTATGTACACTACCGCAGGAAAGGGCGGCTTTATCACAGCCCTTTACATAGTTATCGTTCCCCTTTTAGGACTTTTCCTAAAAAAGAAAGTCCGTCCAGTGATTTGGGCTTGTGTAGCTGTGGCTGCTCTGGGTCTTTATCTGTTGTGCATCAAGGAAGGCTTTACCATTGGCAAGGGAGACTTGTTGATTCTCCTCTGTTCCCTTGGATTTTCAATGCACATTCTAATCATCGACCACTTTTCCCCAAAGACAGACGGCGTGCGCATGTCCTGTATCCAGTTCTTTGTAGTAGCCTTTCTGTCGGGCATCGTCATGTTTGCCATAGAAACGCCTACTGTTAACAATATCCTCATCTCCTGGATGCCAATTGTGTATTCCGGCGTACTCTCCTCTGGCGTAGCTTATACCTTGCAGATTGTGGCACAAAAAGATACGGACCCGACCGTAGCATCCCTGCTCCTCAGTCTGGAATCCGTATTTGCTGTTCTTGCTGGTATGATTGTACTCCACGAGGTCCTGTCGGGCCGTGAAATTCTGGGCTGCATCCTGATGTTTGCTGCCATCATTGTAGCACAGCTTCCTTCCAAGGAAGAGCGCTTGACTCAAACAAATGCACTCTGA
- a CDS encoding branched-chain amino acid ABC transporter permease yields MTATAFFSYCLAGLSIGSIYALIAIGYTMVYGILRLINFAHGDIFMMAAYFMIFAMVDHNIPWYISMVIMIVSTVLLGVVIEKLAYKPLRSAPRMSIMISAIGVSYLLQNLATYLFSALPKQYPSIPILNQTITLGSVSTSLVTFITPIITIIFVVLLMLLIKYTKIGMAMRAVSKDFEAAQLMGIKINSVISFTFIIGCFLAALGSMLYFTPRPSVFPLAGSLPGLKCFIAAVFGGIGSIPGAVVGGFIIGFSETFIKAAGYSEFSDVFTFVLLIVVLMFKPTGLFGENLAEKV; encoded by the coding sequence ATGACAGCAACAGCTTTTTTTTCATACTGCCTAGCGGGGCTATCCATTGGCAGTATCTATGCGCTGATTGCCATCGGCTATACCATGGTGTATGGAATACTCAGGCTCATCAATTTTGCTCACGGAGATATATTTATGATGGCCGCATACTTCATGATTTTTGCTATGGTAGATCATAACATTCCTTGGTACATATCCATGGTTATCATGATCGTCAGCACCGTACTTTTAGGGGTGGTCATCGAAAAACTGGCCTATAAACCTCTGCGAAGCGCCCCGAGAATGTCTATTATGATCTCGGCTATCGGCGTTTCCTATCTGCTTCAAAATCTAGCTACGTACCTGTTTTCCGCTTTGCCGAAGCAGTACCCATCTATTCCGATTTTGAACCAGACTATCACCTTGGGTAGTGTTTCCACCTCCCTGGTAACCTTTATCACACCGATTATCACCATCATCTTTGTTGTGCTGTTGATGCTTCTAATCAAATATACCAAGATTGGTATGGCCATGCGAGCCGTATCCAAGGATTTTGAAGCAGCACAATTGATGGGTATTAAAATCAACAGTGTTATCAGCTTTACCTTTATCATCGGCTGTTTTCTAGCCGCATTAGGTTCCATGCTGTATTTTACACCGAGACCATCCGTTTTCCCTTTGGCGGGTTCCCTGCCAGGCCTCAAGTGCTTCATCGCAGCGGTGTTCGGCGGCATCGGCAGTATCCCGGGAGCTGTTGTGGGCGGCTTCATCATCGGTTTCTCGGAAACCTTTATCAAGGCAGCCGGTTATTCGGAGTTCAGCGATGTGTTTACATTTGTCTTATTGATTGTCGTCCTCATGTTCAAACCGACTGGTTTGTTCGGTGAAAATTTAGCAGAGAAGGTGTAA
- a CDS encoding gamma-glutamylcyclotransferase family protein — translation MKRSYKLYAAFGSNMDVYKRFRICPFAKLLGVGVLEDYKLTFRGKNKGVINIEPCSGGTLPVVLWYITKHCERAMDLAGKISGRYVKEQVQVKFRRETLEALVYVMPEERRSQPAQPTPFYIETLVHAYNSNGLIKDILYDAVQDTQRELSIKKYESLGDSTSCHPFL, via the coding sequence ATGAAACGAAGCTATAAGCTTTATGCTGCTTTCGGCAGCAATATGGACGTGTATAAGCGGTTTCGTATATGTCCTTTTGCAAAGCTGCTGGGAGTAGGCGTGCTGGAAGATTATAAGCTGACATTCAGAGGAAAAAATAAAGGCGTGATTAACATTGAGCCTTGTTCAGGGGGGACTTTGCCAGTAGTTTTGTGGTATATTACAAAGCACTGTGAGCGAGCGATGGACTTAGCGGGAAAGATTTCTGGTCGGTATGTGAAGGAGCAGGTTCAGGTGAAGTTCCGACGGGAGACTCTGGAGGCCTTGGTTTATGTTATGCCAGAGGAACGGCGCAGCCAGCCGGCCCAGCCCACCCCGTTTTACATAGAAACGCTGGTTCACGCGTATAATTCCAATGGGCTGATTAAGGACATCCTCTACGATGCGGTACAGGATACCCAACGGGAACTGTCTATAAAAAAATATGAAAGTCTTGGCGACTCAACTAGTTGCCATCCATTTCTTTAG
- a CDS encoding EAL domain-containing protein produces MVFKAAERFFLTLEVDIDSMTVVLIKDGREGRTYDASQYFQYFVEYGGRDNDVAQLQKYFSMEFFQDMLVTGKGSETFECCMLFDGEDYKFLKCEIKLLESKDSNIIKIVMEDVSHKRVEQLEDIRKKERKRPPKPFVDNFGIKFDHRKELHMRRMSRYRVITIAICLLCMTVSLLFFYNLYHQRLIKVADATLQDCQNANQFIEGELEDISHNLFTLKNLLSTVGGQLDKKQSLQYLMDEQMEYGYESIFFADSAGRVLSNQEGAKVAGSGGVTSFSYSRSEGIFVASDYFNSKAFISYKIPMKELKFEGHSYNSLVTILDLHKLCNSIFTAGDLEGQDLVIVDQTGNILWGKRGEIPELKSQKNFFEYLSQPSLELNPAYNQAVLIDHLTDKQSGTFDFVEDGQRRFGAYMPLPIEDLYLISLVKGETLRTEELKLLFAGLAWGACLLLLLSVFRYQSRRIQGEKAGLAELAYVDDVTGGMNSYYFDLQAKELVKQVQCQYVLVDTNLRDFGQYSERYGHIRGNELIRTMFLGIAQRIDGDELLCRYYAEHMMILMKYEGKEQLEKRLVQMGKCIIETSFKLEFGVCVIRDVTMDLGLIKRRTALALKEQNGKNLENVVVSYYDGELLEKIIFEKKLETTMYRAFRNSEFKIFVAPRYQLKKRSLCNGDAYAVWIHPEKGPLMPEQYLSVFERRGLVMRLDTFIFEEVCRLLREHLDKGRDCMPISITLHWSHFNVEEFIDKFKRIKERYNIPGELLSFEVTEELLYEKSSLLRQLIDSIHEMGSSCIIGEYQGRTLSLGKMSQLPADYIKFGPSLLTQDFPAAMIRSILGMVQSFQAGSIVTGVSEQSQLAFLMDCNCDEAKGDIFAKDIPLRDYINIL; encoded by the coding sequence ATGGTTTTCAAAGCGGCGGAAAGGTTTTTCTTGACCCTTGAAGTAGATATAGACAGTATGACCGTAGTTCTGATAAAGGATGGAAGAGAAGGTCGCACATACGATGCCAGCCAATATTTTCAGTATTTTGTAGAATATGGTGGACGGGACAACGATGTGGCACAGCTGCAAAAATACTTTTCGATGGAGTTCTTTCAAGACATGCTGGTGACTGGTAAAGGCAGCGAGACCTTTGAGTGCTGTATGCTGTTTGACGGAGAGGATTACAAATTTCTTAAGTGCGAAATAAAGCTGCTGGAGAGCAAAGATAGCAACATCATCAAAATTGTCATGGAGGATGTCTCTCATAAACGGGTGGAGCAGTTAGAGGATATACGGAAAAAAGAGAGAAAGAGGCCGCCAAAACCGTTTGTAGATAATTTTGGCATCAAGTTTGACCATCGAAAAGAATTGCACATGAGGCGCATGAGCAGGTATCGGGTTATTACAATAGCTATTTGCCTGCTGTGCATGACAGTTTCTTTGCTTTTCTTCTATAACCTTTACCACCAGCGGCTTATCAAGGTAGCTGATGCCACCCTACAGGATTGTCAAAACGCCAATCAGTTTATTGAGGGGGAACTGGAGGACATTTCTCACAATTTATTTACTTTGAAAAATCTCCTTTCTACTGTAGGCGGTCAGCTGGATAAGAAGCAAAGTCTCCAATACCTGATGGATGAGCAGATGGAATATGGATATGAAAGCATCTTCTTTGCCGATTCGGCGGGTCGGGTTTTATCCAACCAGGAAGGGGCTAAAGTAGCTGGATCAGGAGGAGTGACCAGCTTTAGTTATAGCCGGTCGGAAGGTATTTTTGTTGCTTCAGATTATTTTAATAGCAAAGCTTTTATCAGTTATAAAATACCAATGAAAGAATTAAAATTTGAAGGTCATAGCTACAACTCCTTGGTGACCATCTTAGATTTGCACAAGCTATGCAATTCCATCTTTACGGCAGGAGACTTGGAAGGTCAGGATTTGGTTATCGTAGATCAAACGGGCAATATCCTTTGGGGCAAAAGAGGGGAAATTCCTGAGCTGAAATCTCAAAAAAACTTTTTTGAATATTTAAGTCAACCTTCGCTGGAGCTGAATCCGGCATACAATCAAGCCGTTTTAATTGACCATTTGACGGATAAGCAGTCGGGGACCTTTGATTTTGTAGAGGACGGTCAGCGTCGGTTTGGCGCATACATGCCGCTGCCGATTGAGGACTTATATCTAATTAGTTTGGTAAAGGGGGAGACGTTACGTACAGAGGAGCTAAAGCTGCTGTTCGCTGGGCTTGCCTGGGGAGCCTGTTTGCTGCTCTTGTTGTCTGTATTCCGCTATCAGTCTAGACGGATTCAGGGAGAAAAGGCAGGCTTGGCGGAACTGGCCTATGTGGACGATGTGACTGGAGGCATGAACAGTTATTACTTTGATCTTCAGGCCAAGGAATTGGTGAAACAGGTCCAATGTCAGTATGTACTGGTGGACACGAATCTGCGGGATTTTGGGCAATACAGTGAACGATATGGGCACATCCGAGGAAATGAACTGATTCGCACGATGTTTCTGGGTATCGCTCAGCGGATTGATGGTGACGAGCTGCTCTGCCGTTATTATGCAGAGCACATGATGATTCTCATGAAGTATGAGGGAAAGGAGCAGTTGGAGAAAAGACTGGTTCAGATGGGCAAGTGCATTATAGAGACCAGCTTTAAATTGGAGTTTGGCGTTTGCGTCATCAGAGATGTGACCATGGATTTGGGCTTGATTAAGCGGCGGACAGCTTTAGCGCTAAAAGAGCAAAATGGAAAGAATCTGGAAAACGTAGTTGTTTCCTATTATGATGGGGAATTGTTGGAAAAGATTATCTTTGAGAAAAAGCTGGAGACGACCATGTATCGAGCTTTCAGAAACAGTGAATTTAAGATTTTCGTCGCCCCGCGTTACCAGTTGAAAAAGAGGTCTCTTTGTAATGGAGATGCTTATGCCGTGTGGATTCATCCGGAGAAAGGGCCGCTGATGCCGGAACAGTACTTGAGTGTTTTTGAACGGCGTGGATTGGTTATGCGCTTAGACACCTTCATATTTGAGGAGGTTTGCCGGCTGTTAAGGGAGCATCTGGACAAGGGAAGAGATTGCATGCCTATATCTATTACCCTTCATTGGAGCCATTTTAATGTGGAGGAATTTATAGATAAATTTAAGCGGATTAAAGAACGATACAATATTCCGGGAGAACTGCTCTCTTTTGAGGTGACGGAAGAATTGCTGTATGAGAAGTCATCCCTGTTAAGACAGCTTATCGACAGCATCCATGAGATGGGGTCTAGCTGCATCATTGGAGAATATCAGGGAAGAACCTTGTCTTTAGGGAAGATGAGTCAGCTTCCGGCAGATTATATCAAGTTTGGACCGAGCTTATTGACCCAGGACTTCCCGGCAGCCATGATTCGTTCCATCCTGGGTATGGTCCAATCTTTTCAGGCGGGCTCCATTGTCACCGGGGTGAGCGAGCAGTCTCAGCTGGCGTTTCTGATGGATTGCAACTGTGATGAAGCAAAAGGAGATATCTTTGCGAAAGATATCCCCCTACGTGATTATATTAATATTCTATAA
- a CDS encoding ABC transporter ATP-binding protein produces the protein MSKENLLRVSDATMQFGGVVALNNLDLEVNKGEIIGLIGPNGAGKTTAFNVITGVYAPTNGEISFDGEVIATNYPHGKMKTLYSGQNAGKYTKTVMPTPDKITKKGIARTFQNIRLFKDLTVFENVLIAKHLNIKANVFSATFLLNRKEEARMREETMELLRILDLEKNKDDIACSLPYGKQRHLEIARALATKPKLLLLDEPAAGMNPQESDDLMRFVSRIRDDFQLSILTIEHHMQFVMGICDRIYVLDYGTLIAQGIPSEIQNNPKVIEAYLGVDE, from the coding sequence ATGAGTAAGGAGAATCTGCTGCGGGTTTCTGATGCCACAATGCAGTTCGGCGGAGTTGTCGCCCTCAACAATCTAGACTTAGAGGTTAATAAGGGCGAAATTATCGGTCTCATCGGCCCTAACGGCGCAGGCAAGACTACCGCGTTCAACGTGATTACCGGCGTTTATGCGCCTACCAATGGAGAAATCAGCTTCGACGGTGAAGTGATTGCTACCAACTATCCTCATGGTAAGATGAAAACCCTCTATTCCGGCCAAAACGCTGGCAAATATACGAAAACGGTCATGCCTACACCGGATAAGATTACTAAAAAAGGCATTGCCCGAACATTCCAAAACATTCGCTTATTCAAGGATCTGACGGTGTTTGAAAACGTACTTATCGCCAAGCATCTGAACATCAAGGCCAACGTATTCTCTGCCACCTTCCTGCTCAATCGCAAGGAAGAAGCCAGAATGCGGGAAGAAACCATGGAGCTTCTGCGAATACTGGATTTGGAAAAAAATAAGGATGATATCGCCTGCTCCCTGCCCTACGGCAAGCAGCGCCACCTGGAAATCGCCAGAGCTCTGGCCACCAAACCAAAGCTGCTGCTTTTAGACGAACCCGCAGCTGGTATGAACCCACAGGAATCAGACGACTTGATGCGTTTCGTTTCCCGTATCAGAGATGATTTCCAGTTATCCATTCTCACCATCGAGCACCATATGCAGTTCGTTATGGGTATCTGTGATCGGATTTATGTGCTGGACTACGGTACCTTGATTGCACAAGGTATTCCATCAGAAATTCAAAATAACCCGAAGGTTATCGAGGCGTATTTGGGGGTAGACGAATAA
- a CDS encoding branched-chain amino acid ABC transporter permease — protein sequence MTKNQKNICSIIALLVLAGLIFSVNEFASQSSMLRTILQLGAIYALASVSMNLLNGFTGLFSLGQAGFMAIGAYAFAIFTIPVKNKPMVYYLYGISDGLANVELPSWLGLILAGLIAALLAALIGAPVLRLKSDYFAIATLGFSEIVRILVASSPFNTITNGSLGLKLIPGYSSYYTPFIIVFICIVIIVLLIKSSYGRAFKAIREDEIAAEAMGINLAKHKQLSFIISSFFAGIAGALLAMYLGAITSTTFPIMLTYNILLIVVIGGMGSVTGSIISAFLVTAAKEWWLRFLDQTMIIAGIQVPFLRTGFRMVVFSIILMVVVLFWRRGIMGQKEFSWDGIYRFFTRKSRKGGAVNE from the coding sequence ATGACAAAAAATCAAAAAAATATTTGCTCTATAATTGCCTTACTGGTGCTGGCTGGACTGATTTTTTCAGTGAACGAATTTGCTTCTCAGTCTTCCATGCTCCGCACAATTCTGCAATTAGGCGCGATCTATGCCTTAGCCTCCGTATCTATGAATCTGCTCAACGGGTTTACCGGACTCTTCTCACTGGGTCAAGCCGGATTTATGGCGATAGGAGCCTATGCTTTTGCTATATTTACCATTCCAGTCAAGAACAAGCCTATGGTCTATTACCTCTACGGCATATCTGACGGACTGGCTAATGTGGAACTGCCTAGCTGGCTGGGATTAATTCTGGCTGGTCTGATAGCTGCCTTGCTGGCAGCCCTCATCGGCGCTCCCGTCCTTCGATTGAAAAGCGACTACTTCGCCATCGCAACTCTGGGTTTTTCAGAAATTGTGCGAATACTAGTGGCCAGTTCGCCTTTCAACACCATTACCAACGGTTCCTTGGGCCTGAAGCTCATACCGGGATACAGTTCCTACTACACGCCATTTATTATCGTGTTCATCTGTATCGTCATTATTGTTCTGCTGATTAAGAGCTCTTATGGACGGGCGTTCAAAGCGATTCGAGAAGATGAAATCGCCGCTGAAGCCATGGGTATTAACCTGGCTAAGCATAAACAGCTTTCGTTCATCATCAGTTCCTTCTTCGCCGGGATAGCTGGAGCCCTGCTGGCCATGTACCTGGGTGCCATCACGTCCACCACCTTCCCGATTATGTTGACCTACAATATTTTGTTAATTGTCGTTATCGGCGGTATGGGCAGTGTTACAGGAAGTATCATTTCAGCATTTTTAGTAACCGCTGCCAAGGAATGGTGGCTGCGGTTCCTGGACCAGACCATGATTATTGCCGGAATCCAAGTTCCTTTCCTCCGGACCGGATTTCGTATGGTGGTCTTCTCCATCATTCTTATGGTAGTTGTCCTCTTCTGGAGACGTGGGATCATGGGTCAAAAGGAATTTTCCTGGGACGGTATTTACCGGTTCTTTACCCGAAAATCCCGCAAAGGAGGTGCTGTCAATGAGTAA
- a CDS encoding VOC family protein: protein MKFKAYHSCITVLNLDKSLKFYEEALGLKVIRTIEAPDGSFSIVFLGAQEGQGTQEPMLLELTWYRDRKEPYNLGDNESHIGFQVDDYEAAYSKHKEMGIICFENQDLGIYFIADPDGYWMEVVPTR, encoded by the coding sequence ATGAAATTTAAAGCATATCACAGCTGTATTACCGTTTTAAATCTGGATAAATCATTGAAATTTTATGAGGAAGCTTTAGGCTTAAAGGTTATTCGCACGATAGAGGCTCCTGACGGCTCTTTTTCTATCGTGTTTTTAGGAGCACAAGAAGGGCAAGGCACACAAGAACCGATGCTTCTGGAATTAACTTGGTACAGGGACCGGAAAGAGCCTTACAACTTAGGTGACAATGAGTCGCATATAGGCTTTCAGGTAGATGATTATGAAGCGGCCTATAGCAAGCATAAAGAGATGGGCATCATCTGCTTTGAAAATCAGGATCTGGGCATTTACTTTATTGCTGATCCAGACGGATATTGGATGGAAGTAGTTCCTACCAGATAG